CAGGCCCAGCGGGAACCCGGTGATCTTCTCGCCGCCGGAGATGCCGACCCAGGCGGCTAGGAGGACGCCGGTGAGGCCGCCGCCGCCGACTAGGCCGGAGCCGAAGAGGACGCCTTGTTCGCGGCGCCGCTCGGCTTCCTTTTCGGGCTGCTTGCGGGTCATGAGATAGCGCAGCACGCCACCGACGAAGACGGCGGCCATGGTGGAGAGGGGGAGGTAGACGCCCACCGCGAAGGCCAGGACCGGGACGCGGAAGGCGGCGGCGATGAGGGCGATGCCGACGCCGATGCCGATGAGGGGCCAGGGCAGGCTTTGGTCGAGGACGCCGTCGATGACCAGCTTCATGAGCACCGCTTGGGGAGCTGGAAGCTCCTCACCCCCGAGACCGCCTTGGACGTTGCTGTCGAGGAGCATCACCACCGCACACACGAAGCCGGCGGAAGTGATGACGCCCACCAGCTCACCGATCTGCTGGAAGCGGGGGGTCGCGCCGAGGAGGTAGCCGGTCTTCAAATCCTGGGAGGTGTCGCCGGCGATGGAGGCGGCGATGCACACCACCGTGCCCACCATCAGCGCGGTGGCCTTGCCGGCGGTGTCGGTCCAGCCGAGGAAGAAGAAGATCATGGACACGCCCAAGAGGGTGGCGATGGTCATGCCGGAGGTGGGGTTAGAGGTGACGCCCACCAGGCCGACGATGCGCGAGCTGACGGTGACGAAGAAGAAGGCGAAGACGGCGATGAGCACCGCTGCCAGACCGCGGGCCAAAATGCTGTCGATGGCGCCGAGGACGTTGGGGATCAAGGTCAGGGCCAGCAGGATGGAGCCGACGAAGAGCAGCACCGTTTTGAAGGAGAGATCGCGCTCGGTGCGCGGGGTGGCGTCGCTGGCGTCGCCGTCGCCGGAGGCACCATCACCGGAGGTCGCGGTCTTCTTGATCTGGGCGAAACCGAGCTTGAAGGACTCCAACATGGTGGGAATGGATGCGATGAGAGTGATCAGACCGCCGGTGGCCACGGCGCCGGCGCCGATGTAGCGCACGTAGCGGTTCCAGATGTCGCCGGCGCTCATGGCGGAGATGAGCTGCTCCGTTTCCGGGTAGACCGGCGCCGCCTGGGAAGCACCCCACCAATCGATGGCGGGAATGATGACGAAGGAGGAGAGGGCGGCGCCGGCCACCATCACCGTCGCCACCCGGATACCCAGGATGTAGCCGACGCCGATGAGAGCCGGAGAGACGCCGATGGCCAGCTTGGCCTTGCCGGCGATGGCGAGCTCGAATTTGCCCGCCACCACCTTGAATCCGTCGGTGAGAAGCTTCCACAGCATGCCGGCGCCCAGGCCCCAAAAGACCGGCGCCGCCTGCTTGCCGGCGTTCTGCGACGCCACCAGCACCTCGGCGCAGGCCAGGCCTTCGGGGTAGGGCAGTTTGCCGTGTTCCTTAGCGATGAGATAGCGCCGCAGGGGGATCATGGCGAGCACGCCCAGCAGGCCGCCGGCCATGGCCAGGAGGGTGATTTGGCGCCACGCCGGGGCCATGTTCCAGATAAAGAGGGCGGGGATGGTGAAGAGCACGCCGGAGGCCACCGACGACGACGCCGAGCCGATGGTCTGGGACATATTGGCTTCGAGGATCGAGTGCCGCACCCCGAAGATGCCCAGCAGTCGGAAGGCCACCACCGTCAGCACCGCCACTGGGATGGAGGTGGAGATGGTGAGGCCGGCCTTGAGACCCAGGTAGGTGTTGGCGGCGCCGAAGATGACGCCAAGGATGGCGCCGGTGATCACCGCCTTGATGGTGAACTCGGTGAGTTTCTGCCCCGCCGTCA
The Acidobacteriota bacterium genome window above contains:
- a CDS encoding oligopeptide transporter, OPT family, whose protein sequence is MAEAHGPVSTTTKLPPTAYELKEGETYTPLTAGQKLTEFTIKAVITGAILGVIFGAANTYLGLKAGLTISTSIPVAVLTVVAFRLLGIFGVRHSILEANMSQTIGSASSSVASGVLFTIPALFIWNMAPAWRQITLLAMAGGLLGVLAMIPLRRYLIAKEHGKLPYPEGLACAEVLVASQNAGKQAAPVFWGLGAGMLWKLLTDGFKVVAGKFELAIAGKAKLAIGVSPALIGVGYILGIRVATVMVAGAALSSFVIIPAIDWWGASQAAPVYPETEQLISAMSAGDIWNRYVRYIGAGAVATGGLITLIASIPTMLESFKLGFAQIKKTATSGDGASGDGDASDATPRTERDLSFKTVLLFVGSILLALTLIPNVLGAIDSILARGLAAVLIAVFAFFFVTVSSRIVGLVGVTSNPTSGMTIATLLGVSMIFFFLGWTDTAGKATALMVGTVVCIAASIAGDTSQDLKTGYLLGATPRFQQIGELVGVITSAGFVCAVVMLLDSNVQGGLGGEELPAPQAVLMKLVIDGVLDQSLPWPLIGIGVGIALIAAAFRVPVLAFAVGVYLPLSTMAAVFVGGVLRYLMTRKQPEKEAERRREQGVLFGSGLVGGGGLTGVLLAAWVGISGGEKITGFPLGLGPVGTQVVALVAIAGIAALTMYFAKKRLE